One Clostridium sp. CM027 genomic window carries:
- a CDS encoding ABC transporter ATP-binding protein: MSAIVIDKLVKQYKNGVKGLDDLSLEVNCGEIFSLLGPNGAGKSSLINILTTLYKPTSGTVTMLCKDLCKEPAWIRTQIACVSQRVSIDDHLSLMENMIFQSRLYKVDNVTAKKRINILIDSFGLSKYLKYPVASYSGGVKRRLDIAMNMVSMPKILFLDEPTVGMDVASRKAMWEIVQKIRDDFKTTIFLTTHYLDEADQLSDTICIMKEGHGLIQETPGNLKQYIRQNILRIGFYEKKKAEECAEILAKAHILPSINIRKYSIFADAGDDRKTFEDINKWLLEKRVSFEAIEIVQPSLEDVFLKLTGYGEEVSKWR, from the coding sequence ATGTCTGCAATTGTAATTGATAAATTGGTTAAACAGTATAAGAACGGCGTCAAGGGCTTAGACGATTTAAGTTTGGAAGTAAACTGCGGAGAAATTTTTTCTTTGCTTGGACCAAATGGTGCAGGAAAGTCTTCGCTTATCAACATACTAACAACACTTTACAAGCCTACATCTGGAACTGTAACCATGTTATGTAAAGATTTATGCAAGGAACCCGCTTGGATTCGTACACAGATTGCCTGTGTTTCACAGCGCGTTTCTATTGATGATCACCTATCTCTTATGGAAAATATGATATTTCAAAGCAGGCTCTACAAGGTGGACAATGTTACAGCAAAAAAAAGGATAAACATCCTTATTGACAGTTTCGGACTGTCGAAGTATTTGAAATACCCGGTTGCTTCCTATTCCGGCGGAGTAAAGCGTCGATTGGATATTGCAATGAATATGGTATCAATGCCTAAAATACTTTTTTTAGACGAACCAACGGTTGGTATGGATGTCGCTTCCAGAAAGGCCATGTGGGAAATCGTTCAAAAAATCCGGGATGATTTTAAAACAACGATTTTTTTGACCACCCATTATCTTGATGAAGCTGATCAACTTAGCGATACAATTTGTATTATGAAAGAAGGCCACGGATTGATACAGGAAACTCCTGGAAATCTGAAGCAATATATAAGACAAAATATACTCCGCATTGGTTTTTATGAGAAGAAAAAAGCGGAAGAATGTGCGGAGATACTTGCTAAAGCACATATACTTCCGTCAATAAACATCCGTAAATACTCGATTTTTGCGGATGCTGGAGATGATCGAAAAACTTTTGAAGATATTAACAAGTGGCTTCTGGAAAAGAGGGTCTCTTTTGAGGCGATAGAAATAGTACAGCCCAGCCTTGAAGATGTGTTCTTGAAGTTAACTGGGTATGGCGAAGAGGTGAGTAAATGGAGATAA
- a CDS encoding GyrI-like domain-containing protein produces the protein MDYQIEIRDIETIRVAFMKYKGVVTEASKVFPNVFKSIQGKSNGAPFFCYYVVDQKSKMGEMELCVPTVETPNGNGITVKELPRIKAVCATHIGSYETMNYEYEAIDRYARENNLTLQPPFREVYIKGPGMFLKGNPQKYITEILFPIKEEE, from the coding sequence ATGGATTATCAAATTGAAATTAGAGATATCGAAACTATTAGAGTGGCTTTTATGAAGTATAAGGGAGTTGTCACTGAAGCAAGTAAAGTATTTCCCAATGTGTTTAAGTCTATTCAGGGCAAATCAAATGGTGCACCATTTTTCTGCTACTATGTGGTGGATCAGAAATCAAAAATGGGTGAAATGGAATTATGTGTTCCTACTGTTGAAACACCAAACGGGAATGGTATTACAGTAAAAGAACTTCCGCGGATAAAAGCTGTTTGTGCTACTCATATCGGTTCTTATGAAACTATGAATTACGAATATGAAGCAATTGACCGTTATGCACGGGAAAATAACCTAACATTACAGCCTCCGTTTAGGGAAGTCTATATCAAGGGTCCGGGAATGTTTTTGAAAGGCAATCCCCAAAAGTATATTACAGAAATACTATTCCCGATTAAAGAGGAGGAATAG
- a CDS encoding effector binding domain-containing protein yields MATPTDKPVPDGMFEFEIPAATWVVFECNGHFKESVQTIFKRFLTEWLPVSGYEYAELPDIEVYPVSDKGSKGGHAEVWIAIKKERSEE; encoded by the coding sequence ATTGCTACTCCTACGGATAAACCTGTACCTGATGGAATGTTTGAGTTTGAGATACCAGCTGCCACATGGGTGGTCTTTGAATGTAACGGTCATTTTAAGGAATCCGTTCAAACTATATTTAAACGATTTCTTACAGAATGGCTTCCAGTTTCAGGATACGAATACGCTGAACTTCCTGATATAGAAGTTTATCCTGTTAGCGATAAAGGCTCAAAAGGCGGTCATGCAGAAGTCTGGATTGCAATTAAGAAAGAGAGAAGTGAAGAATAA